The genomic window GAATTTGGAGGCACTCAAAGCTCGCCAAAACCGCCGTTACAAGCCGCGCCCGCGCCTCGAGTCCTGCTCAAGCATGTAGGGTACCCCTTTCCAGAAAATCCGAGCTCTGTTTGCCATCATTCGCAGCGACAGGGCACGGCAATTCGCGCGCTTGGCCagtaacgaataatatttttttctcgtaacaaatcaaccaacaataTCCGTCAAACAAACATGACAATTGTCTACGATCAGCCGTCAGGTGCATGGTTCGGTTCTTTTCGTCGTCAGACCAAACGAGCGGTACCCGTTCGGTTCAGTGTACTATGATTTATACTACCAGAAAACACAACGATCCTGATCGTTTGAACTGCTTCAGCAGAATGTTTTCTTTTCGCAACAAATCAACATAAACATCGCATAACAAATCAACGTAAACATCGCATAAATCAAATTTCGACGAAACGAACATGACTTGGAAATCACAGAgaattagttttttttaatagCTTAACTTTTTGCAAATTCGCAGGAGTACGTAGTACGAGTATATGCCAGCCAACTACACGCAAAAGGATTCATTGGACAGAAAGGAAAAAAATGTGAAAAGATTCCCCACATGTGCTTATTATGACCCGACCCGGTAGTAGAAATTAGAAACGCCCCTCCCGATGACTTGCTCCGCCTCCCTCCTCAGTTGTTGCCACCAcccttccctccctccctctccgcgTCGCTCCCCATCCCATCTTGGCCTGGACACCTGGGCTGCCCCCCCTCCGTTTCCGCGCCAGCGGACGCGCCGAGTCGCCGCCCGAGTCCGCCCGCCCTCCCGCCGCTGCCTACGTCGATCTGCGACCGAGCGACCGCGACTCCGCGAGGTGGGGTGAGTTCCCTCCCCGTGATCCAGTTTTCTTTCCCCGTCGTTTTTGAGCTCTCGCCACGCGTTTTGGGTGTTGTTATTCGCCGACACTGTTGCCTTTTCTCCGCGTGATTAATGGAGATCCTTCTGTTCTGTGCGCGCGTCTGCGTGTGTATCTGTATACAGATGGTGCTTGGACTTGCAAAGGTTTGATCTTGAGATGAATTTTAATCGTGCGTTGATCGCGTGGTTTGCAGATTCAGAGGTAGGACGAGGGGAGACGAGTTCTTGTCGCCTTGTCAGTTTCATTCTTTGGGCGCCGACTTCACATGCCAACAACCCCAAGGAGCAGAAGCCAGGCTAGGACCACTAGGCCTTGGATCTTGTCAGGTACATCAATTCCTTCCCTGCTTTACGCCCCTCTCTGTTGCCTCCTTTTTTTGCCTCTATAATAACTCCACTGATCTGTCTTTAAACAGCAAAGGAGTGATTTTCGACCACTAAATTTCAAACCAAAATGCCGTCCTTTCAAGTTTACTGTGCaccacaatttttttttttttgggaaaaaaaaaactgaactaGCTGATCATGTAAATTTACTTTCTATTGTGTGCTGGACGTTCAAATTTATTTAGTACAAAACCAATAAACTCGTGAGACTGCGTACTTGAGTCCCCAAATGAGTGGTGCTAAGTAGAAATAACTGATCTTTCGGGCACCCAGACCACAATTGGGCCCAGCCATCATAGTTTATTTtgtgcaacttttaaatttttcCCTGTCTTTTTCACAGGGATGGACTTTGCTGATTCGCGACGGAAGCCTAATTTCACGGGGAAGATTGCCGTGGCTGCTGCCCTCACGGTCATGTGCATTATCGTGTTGAAACAGTCCCCTAGTTTCAGCGGTACCAGCATGGTACGTGCTGAATCTCTCCACAACTACCCCCATGTCACTGTCGCTTGCTGCTGTTGAGTTGGCACTACTTGTCATTATTCCTTCTTCCAGACGACTTAAGTACACTGCTTATTTTCCATGGAACATCAACGCGATGGGTTCATCTGGGAACTGCCATTATGGTGATCGGATGAGACATTTGTGCGATGAATGATGCCTTCTATTCTCATGGTTTAATGTTTGCTGTTGTAACTCTATCGTGCAAGGGTTATTTTACCTATACGTTTATGCTGTTGTGTTAGGGTCATTTTACTGATACATCTATGCTATTGTACCAGGGTTATTTTATACATATATGCAtcatttgttcttgatagtcacaATTCTGTCACAGTTGTACAGTTCAGAAATTTTCTAGCAGCTGTTCAATTCATGTGTCTGCAGTTCTTTATTGGTAGTTTTTTTAAATCTTTCCAACTGGAGTCATTTTGTTGATGCACTCACATTTCCTGCAGTTCTCTCGCCATGAAACTGGGGTGACCCATGTGTTAGTAACAGGAGGAGCTGGGTATATTGGCTCACATGCTACTCTTCGTCTCCTTAGTGACAACTACCGAGTTACCATTGTGGTAATTATTATTCCTATCTCCCATTCTATTCCTCATTATTCCCATTTCCCATTCTATTCTTCTCTGACAGAGTTTGGTGGTAACAGCAACTTCCATTATTTGATGTTTATTACAGGATAACCTATCCAGAGGGAACATGGGAGCTGTCAGAGTTCTTCAACGGCTATTTCCAGAACCCGGAAGGCTTCAATTTATTTATGCTGATTTAGGCGATGCCAAAGCTGTATCCTTTGTCTGAAGTTTAGTAACTTAGTGCTCCCCCCTTCCCTTACATTTCTGTGTTGATGAGATTTGTTTTGCACTTAACCAATAATCAGGTGAACAAAATATTTTCAGAGAATGCATTTGCTGCTGTTATGCACTTTGCTGCTGTTGCTTATGTTGGTGAGAGCACAATGGAGCCACTCAGGTAAAGGCCTGTCCTAGGCATGTAATGTACTGGTTTTCTTTTACTGCTCAAATATTTCAAAGCTTGGACTTACATGATTCTGTTGAATTTTCTTTGATGTGTATTGTATGTAGCGAAGCACCCTATGTTCCTTAATTATTGGAACGGAATTGCTACATAAGCCATCTAATTGGTACTCTgttaaatcaaaattaaatttaTAATGGAAGTCCACACAAAATTTGTCATTCCTGGAAGCCTGTCTTCATCTTTAGCTCAAAATGCTTCTATAGTTTAAATGGATGCAGTGCAAGTTTGCAATTTTTTGCTCCAACTGTTTCCTATGCTGCCTCCTTGGTATTAGTTCACCTTGCAGCCAAAGGATGGCTAGTCCAGTTGGTTGACTGAGATATGCTAGTCACTCCGGCGGCACCCTCtaggtcctgagttcgactcccagtgggagcgaatttcaggctgggggttaaaaaaatccccttgcCGGTCCCGGGTGCCAAAGCACTGGTTTAAAGGAGACAGCCCATCTCACGGGTTACGTCTCCCAGTGTCGGGCCGGGGccggggttcgggggttttctcggcctgtGTGAGAAGGCCTTCTTCTTACGTATAATGCCCGGGGGGCGGCTTGCCCctcgcaggtcgagttttttttttagtTCACCTTGCAAAAGTTATATGCAGCAAATGTTGTTCTTCCTAACCAACTGTATATACTCTGTTAACACTGCTATAACAGGTACTACCACAACATAACATCAAACACATTGACAGTTCTTGAGGCTATGGCAGCACATAATGTAAATACTCTGATTTACTCGAGTACTTGTGCAACCTACGGTGAACCTGATACGATGCCTATTGTAGAAACAACTCCTCAGGTTAGCCTCTCAATCCACGAGTTTTTACCTTCCTTTTTATAGATGCTGTCATGATTCTAACTATTTTCTCAACCACTGCAGAATCCTATCAATCCGT from Miscanthus floridulus cultivar M001 chromosome 11, ASM1932011v1, whole genome shotgun sequence includes these protein-coding regions:
- the LOC136493684 gene encoding probable UDP-arabinose 4-epimerase 2, translated to MPTTPRSRSQARTTRPWILSGMDFADSRRKPNFTGKIAVAAALTVMCIIVLKQSPSFSGTSMFSRHETGVTHVLVTGGAGYIGSHATLRLLSDNYRVTIVDNLSRGNMGAVRVLQRLFPEPGRLQFIYADLGDAKAVNKIFSENAFAAVMHFAAVAYVGESTMEPLRYYHNITSNTLTVLEAMAAHNVNTLIYSSTCATYGEPDTMPIVETTPQNPINPYGKAKKMAEDIILDFTKSKKQSNMAVMILRYFNVIGSDPEGRLGEAPRPELREHGRISGACFDAALGIIPGLKVRGTDYPTADGTCIRDYIDVTDLVDAHVKALGKAQPGKVGIYNVGTGQGRSVNEFVKACMKATGASIKVEYLARRPGDYAEVYSDPSKIHRDLNWTAQYTDLGQSLAQAWKWQKAHPNGYGSA